The uncultured Methanolobus sp. sequence CCGTCTTTCAGAGCGCCAACCATTGATTCCAATTTCTTGTAATCAACAGCATTATCAACGAAGTACTTCTGAATGGACTCATTGACAACTTTTATTCTTTCAGCTTCGGCTTCGGCAACTACCGTTATGGCCTTTGCTTCTCCGTCTGCTTCTAGGATGGCAGCCTGTTTCAAACCTTCCGCTTTTTTAATCTCTGCACGTCTAAAACCATCTGCCTCAATCTCTTTAGCAGTTGCAAGGTCACCTGCAGCTGTTTTCTTTTGTTCGGCCTTGACGACTTCATTCATGGCTTCCTGGACATCCAGAGGTGGTTCAATTGTCTGTATTTCTACCCTGAGAACTTCAACACCATATGTTTTTGTTTCTTCAGTGAGGACTTCTTCGACTCGCCTGTTGATTTCATCTCGCTGTTCATTGGCATCGGTAAGCGTCATTTTACCAATTACAGCTCTGAGTGTTGTTCTTGTAAGGGATGTAAGCTGGGCCCGGTGGTTATCTACGTTGTATGCACTTGATTTTACATCATGTATTTTGTAATAGACAACAGCATCTACTTTTGTATTGAGCTTGTCCTGCGTGATTACGGTCTGTTCCGGGACATCAACCATTTGCTCTGTAACATTTACTTTTCTCACAGTATCGACAACAGGAATGATAAAGTGCAGCCCGTCACCAAAGGTCTTGATGTATTTCCCAAAACGTTCTACAAGACCTCTTTCAACTGGCCTGATAATTACAATACTTTTGCTTAATATAAAAACAATTATTAATGCAGGAATAATAATTATGGATAGTGCCATTCTTTCTAACCTCGTCTTTTTATGTTTATTGATTGACTATTTGGTAATATTGTCATAGAGTTTACCTAGTAATTTACAATTGTAATAGTTTCATAGTTACTTAAAAATTATGTATAATAACGTTATTTTTCATTATGCCATTGAATGAATTTAGCTTTGTTATGGCTATATTTCACAAATTAGAAAGGAATATAGATTCTCTATATATGTAATAAGCAACAGCAGCAAATAATATCCAAAATACAATCATATATGCAAGTTTAAGATATTGCTTTTGTGAGTTGCATGATTCTATTTTTGAATCCATATGTCTATAATTCGTACCATTTGATAGTACTCTAGCCAACTCATCAGGACTTTGGGTGCCAATCTTTATCTTGTTACCATTATTAAATTCAACTTCAACTATATTGTTACCTTTAGCAATAAATTCATTTGCTGGGATATTAGTTCCAGATCCATAACCTGACCCTCCAACATGAACTGCCCCGATCCTATTATCGCGCAATAGACTAAGTTTGCGTACTGCACAGTACTTAATTTCTTCTAATGGAAATTTTACCAAACCATATTTAAAAGGATCAGTATAAATGCATAGTTCATTATTCGACGTACTTGTAATTATAGCTTACAGTAAAGTATACAGATATTAGTCAAAACGGCAATTAAAAAGAGGTGGGTGAATGGATTTTTTCCATCCTTGATTTTTATTACCTTCTCCTCAATCCAATTGTCAGGAAAAGTACGAATACCAGCATTGTTGATGTGAAATCGGGTAATATATTTGTTTCAGAAGGTGCCTCCCCTTCATCAGCAACTATCTCCACTCCTCCAACAAAAACTACCGGTACTTCATTTATACCTGCATTTTTGTAATGAGATTCGATAAGTCCATACATCTCGTTTATTGTTGACCCATTCACAGTTGTCTGGTATGTGGTATCAAATTCAACGATCAGGTATCCATTGATATCAGCTCCAAAACTCACCACATGACCCCCATTTGAAATCATGTACTGCTCAATTTTTGACACAGGGGCATTTGCATATAGCAAACCATACCATTCTCTCTTTTTCCCACTTTCAGTTATTTCCGGTATTGTTCCTCTGGTTTCTATAAATCCCTCTATTTTTTCTGCTTCTTCAAAACCATTTTGTCCCAGATCAGGCAGAGAATAGCCGGAATCTGTCCACATGAAGACTATTGGAACTTCACTGAGATTGTAATTTTGTTCGCAATAACTGGATATTTTTGTGTATATGTCATCTATTCTTGTTTCGTTAATCTCTTCCTGATAAGCCGGGTCCAGTTCTACTTCAATCCAATTATCCTGGTGAGCACCGTAGCCGGCGATAGAAATATCAAACTGGGAATAAGGTTTGTTTTTTGTTAAATTAAAATAGCATTCAATAATTGAATTTTCCCATTCCTGATTAATTGTGTCGGGAACTGTTCCTCTGGTTGTTATGAATTGTGTATCGTTTTCAAGATCACTCGTAAAAGCGTA is a genomic window containing:
- a CDS encoding SPFH domain-containing protein; this translates as MALSIIIIPALIIVFILSKSIVIIRPVERGLVERFGKYIKTFGDGLHFIIPVVDTVRKVNVTEQMVDVPEQTVITQDKLNTKVDAVVYYKIHDVKSSAYNVDNHRAQLTSLTRTTLRAVIGKMTLTDANEQRDEINRRVEEVLTEETKTYGVEVLRVEIQTIEPPLDVQEAMNEVVKAEQKKTAAGDLATAKEIEADGFRRAEIKKAEGLKQAAILEADGEAKAITVVAEAEAERIKVVNESIQKYFVDNAVDYKKLESMVGALKDGTKIIVGTDTELVNVIGDTAGVVPLPKKEAQVQSE